Proteins from one Tsuneonella aeria genomic window:
- the rpsP gene encoding 30S ribosomal protein S16: MAIAIRLSRGGAKKRPYYRIVVADSRAARDGKYLEQIGTYNPLLPKDSEERVKLNGDRAKHWLSVGAQPSDRVARFLDAAGIRERAPRNNPKKGEPGEAAKERAEERAAKAAEAEEAAAAAAAQPEAEEAPAVEEAAAEAPADEAAPGADSPAEGAAEPDEGSTLKASSEEPVEGSEEKAEG; the protein is encoded by the coding sequence ATGGCAATTGCAATCCGGCTTTCGCGCGGTGGCGCGAAGAAGCGTCCGTACTATCGCATCGTGGTGGCTGACAGCCGCGCGGCGCGTGACGGCAAGTACCTGGAACAGATCGGCACGTACAACCCGCTGCTGCCCAAGGACAGCGAGGAGCGCGTGAAGCTCAACGGCGACCGCGCGAAGCACTGGCTTTCGGTGGGTGCGCAGCCGTCTGACCGCGTGGCGCGCTTCCTCGATGCCGCCGGCATCCGCGAGCGTGCGCCCCGTAACAACCCGAAGAAGGGTGAGCCGGGCGAAGCGGCCAAGGAACGCGCGGAAGAGCGTGCCGCCAAGGCTGCCGAGGCAGAGGAAGCTGCCGCAGCTGCCGCCGCCCAGCCTGAAGCGGAAGAAGCGCCGGCAGTTGAAGAGGCCGCTGCCGAAGCCCCCGCGGACGAAGCCGCGCCGGGCGCCGATTCGCCGGCCGAGGGTGCCGCCGAGCCCGACGAAGGCAGTACGCTGAAGGCGAGTTCGGAAGAGCCCGTCGAAGGTAGCGAAGAAAAGGCGGAAGGCTGA
- a CDS encoding F0F1 ATP synthase subunit C, which produces MDVASAKVIGAGLAAIGAGLAAIGVGAIFGNYLNGALRNPSADAQMGGRLIFGFAVTEALGLIAAVVALALAFS; this is translated from the coding sequence ATGGACGTTGCATCGGCAAAAGTTATCGGCGCGGGTCTGGCTGCGATCGGCGCGGGTCTTGCCGCGATCGGCGTGGGCGCGATCTTCGGCAACTACCTCAACGGCGCGCTGCGCAATCCCAGCGCCGACGCGCAGATGGGCGGCCGCCTGATCTTCGGCTTCGCCGTGACCGAAGCGCTTGGCCTGATCGCGGCGGTCGTCGCGCTGGCGCTGGCGTTCAGCTGA
- the ffh gene encoding signal recognition particle protein, which yields MFDNLSDRLGNVFDRLRGRGALSETDVREAMREVRVALLEADVALPVARRFIDAVTEKAVGQDVLRSVTPGQQVVKIVHDELVEMLGGGEGAQAEDLNLAAKPPVVIMMVGLQGSGKTTTTAKLAKYIREKHGRKALMASLDVARPAAQEQLAVLGTQVDVATLPIVKGQQPVDIARRALESARLQAMDVLLLDTAGRLHVDQALMDEMKAVAGVSAPTEVLLVVDSLTGQDAVNVAQSFSGEVPLTGVVLTRMDGDARGGAALSMRHVTGKPIKFAGTGEKLDALEAFHPGRVADRILGMGDVVSLVEKAAASIKEEDAEALAKRMAKGQFDLNDLRMQLKQMQNMGGLGMLAGMMPGMKKAKAAMASSGMDDKLLVHMDAVISSMTPMERERPELMNAKRKKRVAAGAGVDVQDVNKLLKMHQEMARAMKQIRKMGGFKGLAAAFGKGGLGGALGGIGMGGGAGGSAPPALPGLGSGAMPANLQDLMKKK from the coding sequence ATGTTCGACAATCTGTCCGACCGCCTCGGTAACGTGTTCGACCGCCTGCGCGGCCGCGGCGCGCTGAGCGAGACGGATGTGCGCGAGGCGATGCGCGAGGTGCGGGTCGCACTGCTGGAGGCCGACGTCGCCCTGCCGGTCGCGCGGCGCTTCATCGACGCGGTGACGGAGAAAGCTGTCGGCCAGGACGTGCTGCGCTCGGTCACGCCGGGCCAGCAGGTCGTCAAGATCGTCCACGACGAACTGGTCGAGATGCTGGGCGGCGGGGAAGGTGCGCAGGCGGAAGATCTGAACCTGGCCGCCAAGCCGCCGGTCGTGATCATGATGGTCGGGCTTCAGGGTTCGGGTAAGACGACCACGACCGCCAAGCTGGCCAAGTATATCCGCGAGAAGCACGGGCGTAAGGCGCTGATGGCCTCGCTCGACGTGGCGCGTCCGGCGGCGCAGGAACAGCTCGCTGTTCTCGGCACGCAAGTCGATGTCGCGACGCTGCCGATCGTCAAGGGTCAGCAACCCGTCGACATCGCCCGGCGTGCGCTGGAATCGGCGCGCCTGCAGGCAATGGACGTGCTGTTGCTAGATACCGCGGGCCGGCTCCACGTCGATCAGGCCCTGATGGACGAGATGAAGGCGGTCGCCGGCGTCTCGGCGCCGACCGAAGTGCTGCTGGTGGTCGATTCGCTGACCGGCCAGGACGCGGTAAACGTGGCGCAATCGTTCAGCGGGGAAGTGCCGCTGACAGGCGTCGTGCTGACACGGATGGACGGCGATGCCCGTGGCGGCGCCGCGCTCAGCATGCGGCACGTCACCGGCAAGCCGATCAAGTTCGCAGGCACGGGCGAAAAGCTCGACGCGCTGGAGGCGTTTCATCCGGGCCGCGTGGCCGACCGCATTTTGGGCATGGGCGACGTTGTCAGCCTGGTGGAAAAGGCTGCCGCCTCCATCAAGGAGGAAGATGCCGAGGCGCTGGCAAAGCGCATGGCAAAGGGTCAGTTCGATCTCAACGACCTGCGCATGCAGCTGAAGCAGATGCAGAACATGGGTGGGCTGGGCATGCTGGCAGGCATGATGCCCGGCATGAAGAAGGCCAAGGCCGCGATGGCCAGCAGCGGCATGGACGACAAGCTGCTGGTGCATATGGACGCGGTCATCTCGTCCATGACGCCAATGGAACGCGAGCGGCCCGAACTGATGAATGCCAAGCGCAAGAAGCGCGTGGCCGCGGGCGCCGGCGTCGACGTGCAGGACGTGAACAAGCTGCTCAAGATGCACCAGGAAATGGCCCGCGCGATGAAGCAGATACGCAAGATGGGCGGCTTCAAGGGCCTCGCTGCCGCTTTTGGCAAGGGCGGTCTCGGCGGGGCGCTCGGCGGCATAGGTATGGGCGGGGGGGCGGGCGGCTCGGCTCCGCCGGCGCTCCCGGGGCTCGGCAGCGGCGCGATGCCGGCCAACCTGCAGGACCTGATGAAGAAGAAGTGA
- a CDS encoding F0F1 ATP synthase subunit A: protein MASPMEQFEVVRIQPLEAAGYDLSFTNSSLWMAIALGVIGIFMFVGTARPQLVPGRWQAAVEYVYDFVRNMLSENVGPEGKRYAPLIFAIFMFVLVCNLLGLLPWVGAFTPTSHISVTIGLAFLVFIVVCVVGFWRHGLHFFSLFWPKDANIFLGAFVFVIEVLSFLSRPFTLAIRLFANMTAGHVLLKVFGTFVVALGSFQAIPYVFGILPLAVNVALTALELLIAVVQAYVFALLASLYLNDAVNLH from the coding sequence ATGGCAAGCCCGATGGAGCAATTCGAGGTCGTCCGCATCCAGCCGCTCGAAGCGGCGGGGTACGATCTCTCGTTCACCAACAGTTCCTTGTGGATGGCGATCGCGCTTGGCGTGATCGGAATCTTCATGTTCGTCGGCACCGCCCGCCCGCAGCTCGTTCCCGGGCGCTGGCAGGCTGCGGTCGAGTACGTTTACGACTTCGTGCGCAACATGCTGTCCGAAAACGTGGGGCCCGAAGGCAAGCGCTATGCGCCGCTGATCTTCGCGATCTTCATGTTCGTGCTCGTGTGCAACCTGCTGGGGCTGCTGCCGTGGGTCGGGGCCTTCACGCCGACCAGCCATATCTCGGTGACGATCGGCCTGGCGTTCCTCGTGTTCATCGTCGTCTGCGTTGTCGGTTTCTGGCGGCACGGCCTGCACTTCTTCAGCCTCTTCTGGCCGAAGGACGCCAATATCTTCCTCGGCGCCTTCGTGTTCGTAATCGAAGTGCTGAGCTTCCTCTCAAGGCCGTTCACCCTCGCGATCCGGTTGTTTGCGAACATGACCGCCGGCCACGTCCTGCTGAAAGTGTTCGGGACGTTCGTGGTCGCGCTCGGCTCGTTCCAGGCCATCCCGTACGTGTTTGGCATCCTGCCGCTGGCAGTGAACGTGGCGCTGACCGCGCTCGAACTGCTGATCGCGGTTGTGCAGGCCTACGTTTTCGCTCTCCTCGCTTCGTTGTACCTCAACGACGCGGTGAACCTCCACTAA
- a CDS encoding TIGR02300 family protein, giving the protein MVKPEWGAKRQCPKCGERFYDLTKDDPVTCIECGEQWDPEPVLKSKQPIPFEEEKKKDAEPDSDLADDELDDIDVDDDEDSPDNDVDLGGDDDLGVATGGDDNDDDT; this is encoded by the coding sequence ATGGTCAAGCCAGAGTGGGGCGCCAAGCGCCAGTGCCCCAAGTGCGGTGAACGGTTCTACGACCTCACCAAGGACGATCCAGTGACCTGCATCGAATGCGGTGAGCAGTGGGATCCGGAACCCGTGCTGAAGTCGAAGCAGCCGATCCCGTTCGAGGAAGAGAAGAAGAAGGACGCCGAGCCTGATTCCGATCTGGCCGACGACGAACTGGACGACATCGACGTCGATGACGACGAGGATTCGCCTGACAACGACGTGGACCTGGGCGGTGACGACGACCTGGGCGTTGCCACTGGCGGTGACGACAACGACGACGACACCTAA
- a CDS encoding SMR family transporter has translation MAWIYLFVAGLFEIVWAYSMKLSDGFSRPTYSAITIIAMILSFALLALAMKSLPLGTAYTVWTGIGAVGAFILGIVWLGETVSVARVTAAVLIVSGLVLMKVSSPG, from the coding sequence GTGGCCTGGATCTACCTGTTCGTCGCCGGACTGTTCGAAATCGTGTGGGCGTATTCGATGAAGCTCTCGGACGGATTTTCCCGGCCGACATATTCCGCCATCACGATCATCGCGATGATCCTGAGCTTCGCCTTGCTGGCGCTGGCCATGAAGTCGCTCCCGCTGGGCACAGCCTACACCGTTTGGACCGGCATTGGTGCGGTGGGCGCCTTCATTCTCGGCATCGTGTGGCTCGGCGAGACGGTGAGCGTCGCGCGTGTTACGGCGGCGGTTCTGATCGTTTCGGGCCTGGTGCTGATGAAGGTGTCATCGCCCGGCTGA
- a CDS encoding NADPH:quinone oxidoreductase family protein, translating to MRGLLVRSLTPDLSGLEMADLPRPVPADGNVLVRVRAASLNYPDLLMTRGEYQFKPPVPFVPGMEMAGEVIEAGPNSRFAPGDRVMGGAKTGAFAQIASLPAGTLRHIPAGLDFDRAASLGAAYVTAYTALVELGGMQEGDTVLVHGASGGVGLAACNLARALGATVIAGTHDPAKMSRIESAVAPAAVIDNRGRFRDNVAELTEGHLCDLVFDPVGGDVFDESTRCVAFGGKLLVVGFVAGRIPQVAANIPLIKGFSIVGVRAGEYARRFPDRGARIADAVARLAAEGRITPTIDRTLPLMHWREGFEAMASGSLVGKLVFHP from the coding sequence ATGCGCGGACTGCTGGTCCGGTCCCTGACTCCGGACCTTTCGGGGCTCGAGATGGCGGACCTGCCCCGCCCCGTCCCCGCGGATGGAAATGTGCTGGTCCGGGTGCGCGCGGCATCGCTGAATTATCCGGACCTTCTGATGACGCGGGGCGAATATCAGTTCAAACCGCCGGTGCCATTCGTGCCCGGCATGGAAATGGCGGGCGAGGTGATCGAGGCCGGACCGAATAGCCGCTTTGCGCCCGGCGACCGCGTCATGGGGGGCGCCAAGACCGGTGCATTCGCCCAGATCGCCTCCCTGCCCGCCGGAACCTTGCGGCACATACCCGCCGGGCTCGACTTCGACCGGGCGGCAAGCCTCGGCGCTGCCTATGTCACCGCCTATACCGCGCTGGTCGAACTCGGCGGTATGCAGGAAGGCGATACAGTCCTGGTCCATGGCGCAAGCGGCGGCGTGGGGCTTGCGGCCTGCAACCTCGCCCGGGCGCTGGGCGCCACGGTTATCGCAGGGACCCACGATCCCGCCAAGATGTCACGGATCGAAAGCGCCGTCGCCCCCGCGGCTGTTATCGATAACCGCGGCCGCTTCCGGGATAACGTCGCAGAGCTCACTGAAGGACACCTGTGCGATCTCGTATTCGACCCCGTGGGTGGCGACGTTTTCGACGAGAGCACCCGCTGCGTGGCCTTCGGCGGCAAGCTGCTGGTCGTCGGCTTCGTTGCGGGACGCATCCCGCAGGTTGCGGCCAACATCCCCCTGATCAAAGGCTTTTCGATCGTCGGCGTGCGCGCGGGAGAATATGCGCGGCGCTTCCCGGATCGCGGTGCACGGATCGCCGATGCCGTCGCCCGCCTCGCAGCCGAGGGGCGCATCACCCCGACGATCGACCGCACCCTGCCCCTCATGCACTGGCGGGAGGGATTTGAGGCGATGGCGTCCGGCAGCCTGGTCGGGAAGTTGGTCTTTCATCCCTGA
- the rpsA gene encoding 30S ribosomal protein S1, producing the protein MASTANPTRADFEALLNEQLGGAGDEGFEGRVVKGTVTAIENGMAIIDVGLKSEGRVALKEFTRGEGEGDHGLTVGSEVEVFVDRVENADGEAMLSRDRARREAAWDKLENEFGEGKRVDGRIFGRVKGGFTVDLDGAVAFLPGSQVDIRPVRDVGPLMDMPQPFQILKMDRRRGNIVVSRRAVLEETRAEQRSELIDKLSEGQIMDGVVKNITDYGAFVDLGGIDGLLHVTDMSYKRVNHPSEVINIGDTVKVQIVRINPDTQRISLGMKQLESDPWDGVAAKYPVGMKMSGTVTNITEYGAFVEIEPGIEGLVHVSEMSWTKKNVHPGKIVSTSQEVEVMVLEVDSEKRRISLGLKQAQRNPWEEFADAHPVGSTVTGEVKNATEFGLFIGLPGDVDGMVHMSDIAWGISGEDALALHRKGEEVQAIVLDVDVEKERISLGMKQLEKGAPTAGAAASASGLKKNDVVTVTVLEVRDGGLEVQVGDDGATGFIKRSDLGRDRDEQRPDRFQVGNKLDAMVTGFDRSKKPNFSIKARQIAEEKQAVEQYGSSDSGASLGDILGEALKAKQ; encoded by the coding sequence ATGGCTTCAACCGCCAATCCCACACGCGCCGATTTCGAGGCGCTGCTCAACGAACAGCTCGGCGGCGCCGGCGACGAAGGCTTCGAAGGCCGCGTCGTGAAAGGCACCGTGACCGCGATCGAGAATGGCATGGCCATCATCGACGTGGGTCTGAAGAGCGAAGGCCGTGTGGCCCTCAAGGAATTCACCCGCGGCGAAGGCGAAGGCGACCATGGCCTTACGGTCGGCTCGGAAGTCGAAGTGTTCGTCGACCGCGTCGAGAACGCTGACGGCGAAGCGATGCTCAGCCGCGACCGCGCCCGCCGCGAAGCCGCCTGGGACAAGCTCGAGAACGAGTTCGGCGAAGGCAAGCGCGTGGACGGCCGCATCTTCGGCCGCGTCAAGGGCGGCTTCACCGTCGACCTCGATGGCGCCGTGGCGTTTCTCCCCGGCAGCCAGGTCGATATTCGCCCGGTGCGCGATGTCGGCCCGCTGATGGACATGCCGCAGCCCTTCCAGATCCTGAAGATGGATCGCCGTCGCGGCAACATCGTCGTGTCGCGTCGTGCGGTCCTGGAAGAAACGCGCGCGGAACAGCGCAGCGAACTCATCGACAAGCTGTCCGAAGGCCAGATCATGGACGGCGTCGTCAAGAACATCACCGATTACGGTGCGTTCGTGGACCTCGGCGGCATCGACGGCCTGCTCCATGTCACCGACATGAGCTACAAGCGCGTCAACCACCCCAGCGAAGTCATCAATATCGGTGACACGGTGAAGGTGCAGATCGTCCGCATCAATCCCGATACCCAGCGCATCAGCCTGGGCATGAAGCAGCTCGAAAGCGATCCGTGGGATGGCGTCGCCGCCAAGTACCCGGTCGGCATGAAGATGAGCGGCACGGTCACGAACATCACCGAATACGGCGCGTTCGTGGAAATCGAGCCCGGCATCGAAGGCCTGGTCCACGTTTCGGAAATGAGCTGGACCAAGAAGAACGTCCACCCCGGCAAGATCGTCTCGACCTCGCAGGAAGTCGAAGTGATGGTGCTGGAAGTCGACAGCGAAAAGCGCCGCATCAGCCTCGGCCTCAAGCAGGCCCAGCGCAATCCGTGGGAAGAGTTCGCCGATGCCCACCCGGTCGGCTCGACCGTCACCGGCGAAGTCAAGAACGCGACCGAGTTCGGCCTGTTCATCGGCCTGCCCGGCGACGTGGACGGCATGGTCCACATGTCTGACATCGCCTGGGGCATCTCGGGCGAAGATGCGCTGGCGCTTCACCGCAAGGGCGAGGAAGTCCAGGCGATCGTTCTCGACGTCGATGTCGAGAAGGAACGCATCAGCCTCGGCATGAAGCAGCTCGAGAAGGGCGCACCGACTGCCGGCGCCGCCGCTTCGGCCAGCGGCCTCAAGAAGAACGACGTCGTGACCGTGACCGTGCTCGAAGTGCGTGACGGCGGCCTGGAAGTGCAGGTCGGCGACGATGGCGCAACCGGTTTCATCAAGCGCAGCGACCTCGGCCGCGACCGCGACGAACAGCGTCCTGACCGCTTCCAGGTCGGCAACAAGCTGGACGCGATGGTCACCGGCTTCGATCGTTCGAAGAAGCCGAACTTCTCGATCAAGGCGCGCCAGATCGCCGAAGAGAAGCAGGCCGTGGAACAGTACGGTTCGTCCGACTCGGGTGCTTCGCTCGGCGACATCCTCGGCGAAGCGCTGAAGGCCAAGCAGTAA
- a CDS encoding YdbL family protein produces MSSFWNLGKGAMLALAVVIAAPASAQRDPAYDAARAAGQVGEKMDGYLGIVGNGGSQLQRIVADINIKRRALYAEKARAANATLEEYALTAGCIAIARTAPGEKYQAPDGSWQTRTSAAPMRDSRCPG; encoded by the coding sequence ATGAGCAGCTTCTGGAATCTGGGCAAGGGCGCGATGCTTGCTCTTGCTGTCGTGATCGCAGCCCCGGCGAGCGCCCAGCGCGACCCCGCCTACGATGCCGCACGGGCCGCCGGCCAGGTGGGCGAAAAGATGGACGGCTACCTCGGCATCGTCGGGAACGGCGGGAGCCAGCTCCAGCGGATCGTGGCGGACATCAACATAAAACGCCGGGCGCTCTATGCGGAAAAGGCGCGCGCCGCGAATGCCACCCTCGAGGAATACGCCCTTACCGCCGGGTGTATCGCGATTGCGCGCACGGCGCCGGGCGAGAAATACCAGGCGCCCGACGGATCGTGGCAGACGCGCACGTCCGCCGCGCCGATGCGCGACAGCCGTTGTCCAGGTTGA
- a CDS encoding (d)CMP kinase, translating to MIIAVDGPTASGKGTIARALAAHYGLPYLDTGLLYRAVGRQVFLDGGNPDDGGDALAATSFPDGLLLDPHLRSEETGGLASRVSIHPSVRQALFARQRTFATQAGGAVLDGRDIGTVIAPDADVKIFVTAAIETRARRRWSEMRERGADVTLNEIAADIRARDERDAARTDAPLRVAEGAFVIDNSAMTREQALAAAVEAVEAARLRACPERR from the coding sequence ATGATCATCGCCGTCGACGGCCCGACCGCATCGGGAAAGGGCACTATCGCCCGCGCGCTCGCTGCCCATTACGGCCTGCCCTATCTCGATACCGGGTTGCTCTATCGCGCGGTCGGCCGGCAGGTTTTTCTCGATGGCGGCAATCCGGACGATGGCGGCGACGCCCTCGCCGCCACAAGCTTTCCTGACGGCCTGCTGCTCGATCCGCATCTGCGCAGCGAGGAGACGGGTGGGCTCGCCAGTCGCGTGTCGATCCACCCCTCGGTCCGACAGGCACTTTTCGCGCGCCAACGCACGTTCGCTACGCAGGCCGGTGGCGCTGTACTGGACGGGCGCGATATCGGCACTGTCATTGCACCCGACGCGGACGTGAAGATCTTCGTGACGGCTGCGATCGAAACCCGTGCCCGGCGGCGGTGGAGCGAGATGCGGGAGCGGGGAGCGGACGTGACCCTGAACGAAATCGCAGCGGACATCCGCGCCCGTGACGAGCGCGACGCCGCGCGCACCGACGCGCCGCTGCGGGTCGCTGAAGGGGCGTTCGTTATCGACAACTCGGCAATGACCAGGGAGCAGGCGCTAGCCGCTGCGGTCGAGGCGGTCGAGGCGGCGCGCCTTCGCGCTTGCCCTGAGAGGCGCTAG
- a CDS encoding CBU_0592 family membrane protein → MDIYTIVGFFGMACIIAAYAYLTFNAAPNPFVLHGTNLAGAALLTVSLVEHTNLPSLVLEGFWASIALYGIGKALVERRRAS, encoded by the coding sequence ATGGATATCTATACGATCGTCGGCTTCTTCGGCATGGCCTGCATCATCGCCGCGTACGCCTACCTCACCTTCAACGCGGCGCCCAACCCGTTCGTGCTGCACGGGACTAACCTCGCCGGTGCGGCGCTGCTGACCGTGTCGCTGGTTGAACACACAAACCTGCCCAGCCTGGTCCTCGAAGGGTTCTGGGCGTCGATCGCCCTGTACGGCATCGGCAAGGCACTGGTCGAGCGCCGACGCGCATCCTGA
- the gloB gene encoding hydroxyacylglutathione hydrolase → MLEIHQFPCLSDNYGFLVHDSDSQETVCIDTPDADAYLREAAAKGWQITQIWNTHWHPDHAGGNAAIKAATGCTIVAPAEVEKIAPIDRVVDDGDTVTIGVHEAKVIDVGGHTTGHVAYHLADDGIAFVGDSVFALGCGRMFEGNPQQFWASLDRIRALPPETMLYCAHEYTQANARFALSADPDNAELRAYVEEIDARRMRNEPTVPTKLERELLTNPFLRADRDDLRSRWGGDTPEETFAILRAAKDNF, encoded by the coding sequence ATGCTGGAAATCCATCAGTTCCCTTGCCTGTCCGACAACTACGGCTTCCTGGTCCACGATTCGGACAGCCAGGAAACGGTCTGCATCGATACGCCCGACGCCGATGCCTATCTGCGCGAAGCGGCCGCGAAAGGCTGGCAGATCACGCAGATATGGAACACCCACTGGCACCCCGATCACGCCGGCGGAAACGCCGCCATCAAGGCCGCCACCGGCTGCACGATCGTCGCCCCGGCTGAAGTCGAGAAGATCGCTCCGATCGACCGCGTCGTGGACGATGGCGACACCGTCACGATCGGCGTGCACGAAGCGAAGGTGATCGACGTGGGCGGCCATACCACTGGCCATGTCGCCTATCACCTGGCTGACGACGGCATCGCCTTCGTGGGAGACAGTGTGTTCGCGCTCGGCTGCGGACGCATGTTCGAAGGCAATCCGCAGCAGTTCTGGGCAAGCCTCGATCGCATCCGTGCCTTGCCGCCCGAAACCATGCTGTACTGCGCGCACGAATATACACAGGCGAACGCGCGCTTCGCCCTCAGCGCAGATCCGGACAACGCAGAGCTGCGGGCATATGTGGAAGAGATCGACGCGCGGCGGATGCGGAATGAACCGACCGTGCCCACCAAGCTGGAACGCGAGCTGCTGACCAACCCCTTCCTGCGCGCCGACCGGGATGATCTGCGTAGCCGTTGGGGCGGCGACACGCCTGAGGAAACCTTCGCAATCCTACGCGCGGCCAAGGACAATTTCTGA
- the aroA gene encoding 3-phosphoshikimate 1-carboxyvinyltransferase: protein MPAGPLRGRIRVPGDKSISHRAIMLGALAVGETRVTGLLEGEDVMATAAALGALGATIYKERADDPWSIHGVGVGALLQPESALEMGNSGTSTRLLMGLIASHAITAAFTGDASLSKRPMGRVIEPLSRIGAQFTPSPGGTLPLMMTGAPVPVPIEYRLPVPSAQVKSAILLAGLNTAGITTVIEPVPTRDHTERMLRGFGARVEVEESGGTRTIRIHGEADLRPQAIIVPGDPSSAAFFIVAATLVEGSDLVIENVGLNPTRAGLIEVLRQMGADITAIEPREVGGEPVADLHVRHSVLRGIEVDPALAPSMIDEFPILFVAAALAQGRTTTSGLEELRVKESDRLAAMATALAAVGARVEETADGLAIDGSGGAPLRGTTDGRIETHLDHRIAMSMAVAGLASVDGVEVDDVRPIGTSFPAFEALLEQARA from the coding sequence ATGCCTGCTGGCCCTTTGCGTGGGCGCATCCGGGTACCGGGGGACAAGTCGATCAGCCACCGGGCGATCATGCTGGGCGCCCTCGCCGTTGGTGAGACGCGCGTGACCGGCCTGCTTGAGGGCGAAGACGTCATGGCGACGGCTGCGGCCCTCGGCGCCCTTGGCGCGACGATCTACAAGGAAAGGGCGGACGATCCGTGGTCAATCCACGGCGTGGGTGTGGGCGCGCTCCTGCAACCCGAAAGCGCGCTGGAGATGGGCAATTCCGGCACGTCCACACGTTTGCTGATGGGCCTTATCGCCAGCCACGCGATCACCGCAGCCTTCACCGGAGATGCCAGCCTGTCGAAGCGCCCCATGGGCCGCGTGATCGAACCGCTGAGCCGGATCGGCGCGCAGTTCACCCCGTCGCCGGGGGGGACCCTGCCACTGATGATGACGGGCGCACCCGTCCCCGTGCCTATCGAGTATCGTCTCCCGGTGCCGAGCGCCCAGGTGAAGAGCGCTATCCTGCTCGCCGGGCTCAACACCGCCGGCATTACAACCGTGATCGAACCCGTACCGACTCGCGATCATACCGAGCGGATGCTGCGCGGCTTCGGCGCTCGCGTCGAAGTGGAGGAATCCGGCGGCACGCGCACGATCCGCATCCACGGGGAGGCGGACCTGCGCCCGCAAGCCATTATCGTGCCGGGCGACCCGTCTTCGGCCGCGTTCTTCATCGTTGCCGCGACACTGGTAGAAGGCAGCGATCTCGTGATCGAGAACGTCGGCCTCAACCCGACGCGTGCCGGGTTGATCGAGGTGCTCCGGCAGATGGGCGCTGACATTACGGCGATCGAACCGCGCGAAGTCGGCGGCGAACCGGTAGCGGACCTCCATGTGCGCCACTCCGTGCTACGGGGCATCGAGGTAGACCCGGCGCTGGCCCCCAGCATGATCGACGAATTTCCGATCCTGTTCGTCGCTGCCGCCCTGGCCCAGGGTCGCACCACCACGAGCGGGCTCGAGGAACTGCGCGTCAAGGAAAGCGATCGCCTCGCGGCCATGGCCACCGCCCTTGCCGCAGTCGGCGCGCGAGTCGAGGAAACCGCTGACGGCCTGGCGATTGACGGGTCCGGCGGCGCACCGCTGCGAGGCACGACGGACGGCCGGATCGAGACGCACCTCGACCACCGGATCGCCATGAGCATGGCGGTCGCCGGCCTCGCCAGCGTGGACGGCGTGGAGGTCGACGACGTGCGCCCCATCGGCACCAGTTTCCCGGCGTTCGAGGCGCTGCTCGAACAGGCGCGCGCCTGA
- a CDS encoding AtpZ/AtpI family protein, giving the protein MADQNDHNSGDDLDRRIADAQARQHKGATNAQGQAETRGWAVGIEFIGAVLVSGFIGWAIDNWAGLGTAPWGMIVFLVLGFAAGVRRAMKTSAQFDSDPRNDG; this is encoded by the coding sequence TTGGCCGACCAGAACGACCACAATTCCGGCGACGACCTCGATCGCCGAATCGCAGACGCGCAAGCGCGCCAGCATAAAGGCGCCACCAACGCGCAAGGCCAGGCGGAAACGCGTGGCTGGGCCGTGGGCATAGAGTTCATCGGGGCCGTGCTGGTCAGCGGTTTCATCGGCTGGGCCATCGACAACTGGGCAGGGCTGGGAACCGCGCCGTGGGGCATGATCGTGTTCCTGGTGCTCGGCTTTGCGGCCGGTGTGCGCCGGGCGATGAAGACCTCCGCGCAGTTCGACAGCGATCCCCGCAACGACGGCTGA
- a CDS encoding YnbE family lipoprotein: protein MTRSDMTDRPGAPVAASARRRRGVAVVAKGLAGAVMALGGAAGCVNVTAPDKPIVIELNVNIRQEVIYRLAADAGETIEENEDIF, encoded by the coding sequence ATGACGCGTTCCGATATGACCGATCGACCCGGTGCGCCCGTAGCCGCCTCAGCCAGGCGCCGTCGCGGCGTAGCGGTGGTGGCAAAAGGACTGGCGGGCGCGGTGATGGCCCTTGGCGGGGCGGCAGGCTGTGTCAACGTGACGGCCCCGGACAAGCCGATTGTCATCGAGTTGAATGTGAACATCCGGCAGGAAGTGATCTACCGCCTCGCAGCCGACGCGGGCGAGACGATCGAGGAAAACGAGGACATCTTCTGA